Within Aneurinibacillus sp. REN35, the genomic segment GCCCTGCTTTCCAATCACCTTTCCCATATCGTCCGGATGAACGGACAATCGGTATACGGTATTCCGCTCCTGAACCACCTCTTCGATGGATACGGCATCCGGATGGTCAACAAGAGCTTTGGCAATCACTTCAAGTAATGATTTCACCCGCTAGTCCTCCCGCCTGGATAAGATTGATTACTTCTTGCTGTTTTTTGCTTCGTGGAATTTTTGCATCAGACCTTGCTTGCGGAACAAGTTGCGAACTGTATCTGTCGGCTGCGCACCGGTAGTAAGCCATTTCATTGCTTTTTCTTCGTTGATTTCAATCACGGCTGGTTGAGCTACCGGATTGTATGTTCCGATTTCTTCGATGAAGCGGCCGTCACGCGGCGCGCGAGAATCTGCTACTACTACACGATAGAAAGGGGCTTTCTTTTGTCCCATACGTTTTAAACGAATTTTTACTGCCATTTGTTATTCCCTCCATGTTGTGTTTTACACACTAATTAATTATTTTAACAAAGTCATCCATAATTGAAAAGACTTAGTTTTAAACTTGTAATGCCCGGACATCTAGCTCAAAAACGGGAACTTAAAACCGCCGCCCTTTTTCTTTGCCTTGTCCGTCATCTTTGTGAATTGCTTCATCATCTTGCGCATATCGTCAAACTGCTTAATCAACCGGTTCACTTCCTGAACAGATGTACCGCTGCCTTTAGCAATGCGCTTGCGGCGGCTGGAATTGATCACTTCTGGATGAAGCTTCTCTTCCGTTGTCATGGAGCGGACGATGGCCTCCACGCGATTCAACGCGCCTTCATCCACCTTCATGTCCTTTAAGCCCTTTACCTTGTTCATGCCCGGCATCATATTGAGCAGCTCATCGAGCGGTCCCATCTTGCGAACCTGTGCCATCTGCTCAAGAAAATCTTCAAATGTAAACTCGGCTGTACGCATCTTGCGCTCAAGCTCTTTTGCTTTCGCCTCATCCACATCGACCTGGGCTTTCTCAATCAGCGTCAGCACATCACCCATGCCAAGAATCCGGCTCGCCATCCGGTCGGGATGGAACGGCTCTAGCGCATCAAGCTTCTCGCCCATACCGACAAACTTAATCGGTGTACCTGTAACCGACTTAACCGAGAGAGCGGCACCGCCCTTCGTATCCCCGTCCAGCTTGGTCATGACAACACCTG encodes:
- a CDS encoding KH domain-containing protein; its protein translation is MKSLLEVIAKALVDHPDAVSIEEVVQERNTVYRLSVHPDDMGKVIGKQGRIAKSLRTVMGAMATKENQRVTIEIV
- the rpsP gene encoding 30S ribosomal protein S16 is translated as MAVKIRLKRMGQKKAPFYRVVVADSRAPRDGRFIEEIGTYNPVAQPAVIEINEEKAMKWLTTGAQPTDTVRNLFRKQGLMQKFHEAKNSKK